One genomic segment of Sanyastnella coralliicola includes these proteins:
- a CDS encoding lectin-like domain-containing protein — protein MPKSLLTIAFALFSLGAFSQTYFLQGNAIFLGDDCYRLTTTQTFQNGAVWYAEQIDLTEPFDISFLMNLGNIDGNGADGICFVLQTVGNNALGDAGGGLGFLGFSPAFGIEFDTWSNTEYGDPLFDHIGMISNGDVSHISGNAIGSPVQTSQDSFNVEDGDDHQVRIIWDPTDMSVEVYWDCVFRTSETVDLINDIFNGQSNVYWGFTAATGGSFNNQTVCLQENILTSESDVFLCEGGTIELNPGGDPEGNFTWSPETFLDDPNIQNPVCSATEDIEYTVTFSDDCGLESTTIINVDVEALEVGISGGELVSCASPASTLTASNNLGNPSTYSWTTDEGNFITGTTASSVVVDSAGVYTVTVNYNDQCESTFEFVVEENFEVNEPMIIDVGEISCYTPEATIIADGDGTTNFGWLDAGGTLLTDSNELDTDQAGTYVFFTVHPESGCENSVNATVVDNVFFPEIFPGFSDTLTCTEPTLQIEGVSVSPSDVDLQWVANPGLITNGQNSFSPTVALEGMYTLTATIQSNGCSSSATVEIFEDEDTQVDFSSLIIPNVFTPNNDGTNDVFVPYLAVDQDLNILSLFQEYDLQVYNRWGTLIFETTGRPQAWDGRDSGNEINEGVYYFILDYSSACGGSPDEPITGTIQLMR, from the coding sequence ATGCCGAAATCACTGCTGACCATAGCATTTGCGTTGTTCTCTCTGGGAGCCTTCTCGCAAACCTACTTCCTGCAAGGAAATGCCATTTTTCTTGGGGATGACTGTTACCGCTTGACCACCACTCAAACTTTCCAAAACGGTGCGGTGTGGTACGCGGAGCAAATCGATCTCACGGAGCCTTTTGACATCTCATTCCTCATGAACCTTGGGAACATTGATGGAAATGGTGCAGATGGAATCTGCTTCGTGCTTCAAACAGTAGGAAACAACGCCTTAGGTGATGCAGGTGGTGGACTAGGCTTCCTAGGTTTCTCACCGGCATTTGGTATTGAATTCGATACTTGGTCAAACACTGAATACGGCGACCCTCTCTTTGATCACATCGGCATGATTTCAAATGGAGACGTAAGCCATATTTCAGGAAACGCCATCGGTTCACCTGTTCAAACTTCTCAAGACAGCTTCAACGTGGAAGATGGTGATGACCATCAAGTACGCATTATCTGGGATCCAACGGACATGAGCGTAGAAGTCTACTGGGATTGTGTGTTCCGAACTTCTGAAACGGTTGATCTTATCAATGACATCTTCAACGGACAGTCAAACGTCTACTGGGGGTTCACCGCAGCCACAGGAGGTTCGTTCAACAACCAGACTGTTTGTCTCCAAGAAAACATTCTCACTTCTGAATCTGACGTGTTTTTATGCGAAGGTGGAACGATTGAATTGAATCCTGGTGGAGATCCTGAAGGCAACTTCACCTGGAGCCCAGAGACATTCCTTGATGATCCGAATATCCAAAACCCAGTTTGTTCGGCTACAGAAGACATCGAATACACGGTTACCTTCAGTGATGATTGTGGACTCGAAAGCACCACCATCATTAACGTTGATGTAGAAGCCTTAGAAGTCGGTATTTCCGGAGGTGAATTGGTTTCCTGTGCCTCTCCTGCCTCCACCCTCACCGCAAGCAATAACCTCGGTAATCCAAGTACTTACTCATGGACGACCGACGAAGGAAATTTCATCACCGGCACCACTGCTTCTAGCGTAGTGGTTGACAGTGCTGGTGTCTACACTGTGACCGTGAACTACAACGACCAATGCGAATCCACCTTTGAGTTCGTGGTGGAAGAAAACTTCGAAGTCAATGAACCAATGATTATTGACGTTGGCGAAATCAGCTGCTACACTCCTGAAGCAACGATCATCGCAGATGGTGATGGAACGACCAATTTCGGTTGGTTGGATGCCGGTGGCACTTTGCTCACTGATTCAAATGAATTAGATACAGATCAAGCAGGCACTTACGTGTTCTTCACTGTTCATCCTGAAAGTGGTTGTGAAAACTCAGTGAATGCTACCGTAGTTGATAATGTGTTCTTTCCAGAGATTTTCCCTGGATTCTCCGATACCTTGACTTGTACCGAGCCTACGCTACAAATAGAAGGAGTCTCAGTTAGTCCATCAGACGTAGACCTTCAATGGGTGGCAAACCCTGGACTCATCACCAATGGCCAGAATTCATTTAGTCCAACAGTGGCACTCGAAGGGATGTATACGCTCACGGCTACCATCCAATCCAACGGATGTTCTAGCTCAGCAACGGTTGAAATCTTCGAAGACGAGGATACCCAAGTCGATTTTTCTTCTTTGATTATCCCAAATGTCTTCACTCCAAATAACGACGGAACGAATGATGTTTTTGTCCCTTACCTTGCTGTAGATCAAGACTTAAACATACTATCGCTTTTCCAAGAGTATGATCTTCAAGTATATAACCGATGGGGAACGCTGATTTTCGAAACCACAGGACGCCCACAAGCATGGGATGGTCGTGACTCTGGTAATGAAATCAATGAAGGCGTTTACTATTTTATCTTAGATTACAGCTCGGCTTGCGGTGGTAGTCCAGATGAACCCATCACAGGTACGATTCAACTTATGCGATGA
- a CDS encoding carboxypeptidase-like regulatory domain-containing protein, with translation MKRTLLFLTVFVLSLISAQGQSPLEGKIIDASSKQAISYATVYNEAMRLGTITNDNGFFRLQTESEQDSITISFIGYQRFRASVKELRTKKVVELKQDVTLLSVAFVEGDNSYLYTILSKCRKKRDHSLQEARTYFELENFINDEQIELVEGYYNGEFRSGDVSQIELKNGRCGLRKFGDTFYLSTSTSRAFQMQTIYDRASYFPRTPLEYSSRKLKKRYELSLISRTLDDEGRTIYTIAFTPFEKSDWFFEGTAVIDSTSNRLLRIDLSIEDAAIHPFLPILPEDTILNVDMRISRTFELDDQHSRFHHMDFDYSIEYKGINRDPYTTSTSAVLFAYSNGDLFELPQLEADLTGASDYRMMNAYARNPFFWENCAELRMSDEDGANEAFYGSPSVITEDLLFDPNFTFPQGFKAGGFHFWKESSRISGINTLASSDSTSFWDETIQEIPYFIDSKLYLDINDCGDSLDIYTRTLLDPFTSYFNLPQNGKALAFINMYVDIAEVERRRLQSELVQASDIQEIKTLFNHANAELERELLRYTREVHRGENMIAFKSWNEYIKYHLGIDNFAYFRVDEE, from the coding sequence ATGAAAAGAACTCTACTCTTCCTCACAGTCTTTGTGCTTTCGTTGATATCCGCTCAAGGACAGTCACCATTAGAGGGTAAAATTATTGATGCTTCCAGCAAACAGGCCATCTCTTATGCTACTGTGTATAATGAGGCTATGCGATTGGGTACCATCACCAATGATAACGGCTTCTTCCGACTTCAAACAGAAAGCGAGCAAGACAGTATTACCATCTCATTCATTGGGTACCAGCGATTCCGCGCTAGCGTAAAAGAACTCAGGACTAAGAAGGTTGTAGAACTGAAGCAAGACGTCACTTTGTTGAGCGTGGCCTTTGTTGAAGGCGATAATTCGTACCTGTACACCATACTCTCGAAATGCCGGAAGAAGCGTGATCATTCGTTGCAAGAAGCGCGTACCTACTTTGAGCTGGAGAACTTCATCAATGACGAGCAGATTGAGCTCGTTGAAGGGTATTATAATGGTGAATTTCGTTCGGGCGATGTCAGTCAGATTGAACTTAAGAATGGCCGATGTGGACTAAGGAAATTTGGAGACACCTTTTATCTCAGTACTTCCACTTCACGCGCGTTCCAAATGCAAACGATTTACGATCGTGCAAGCTACTTTCCGCGTACGCCTTTAGAATACAGTAGTCGAAAGCTCAAAAAGAGATATGAACTATCGTTGATTTCGCGAACACTCGATGATGAAGGGCGCACCATTTACACGATTGCCTTTACCCCTTTTGAAAAGAGTGATTGGTTCTTTGAAGGCACCGCTGTAATTGATTCAACCAGCAATCGTCTGTTGCGTATTGATTTGTCGATTGAGGATGCGGCCATCCACCCTTTCCTGCCGATCCTTCCTGAAGACACCATTCTGAACGTTGATATGCGCATCAGCAGAACCTTCGAGCTCGATGATCAACACAGTCGTTTCCATCACATGGATTTCGACTACAGCATTGAATACAAGGGGATTAACAGAGATCCTTACACCACATCAACGAGCGCCGTGCTTTTCGCATACAGCAACGGAGACCTGTTTGAATTGCCTCAATTAGAAGCGGATCTCACCGGAGCAAGTGATTATCGAATGATGAATGCCTATGCGCGGAATCCTTTCTTCTGGGAGAATTGTGCTGAGTTGCGAATGAGTGACGAAGATGGTGCCAACGAAGCTTTCTATGGGAGTCCATCGGTAATAACTGAAGACCTTCTCTTTGACCCTAACTTCACCTTTCCTCAAGGATTCAAGGCTGGAGGATTTCATTTCTGGAAAGAGAGCAGTCGGATTTCAGGTATTAATACTTTAGCTTCGAGTGATAGCACTTCCTTTTGGGATGAAACCATTCAGGAAATTCCCTATTTCATTGATTCGAAGTTGTACCTCGACATCAATGATTGCGGAGATTCGTTAGATATCTACACGCGCACCTTACTGGATCCATTTACTTCGTACTTCAATCTTCCACAGAATGGTAAAGCATTGGCTTTCATCAACATGTACGTTGATATTGCCGAAGTTGAGCGTCGCAGACTGCAATCGGAGTTAGTACAGGCTTCTGACATTCAAGAAATCAAGACCTTGTTTAATCACGCTAACGCGGAATTGGAACGCGAGTTACTCCGATACACGCGCGAGGTGCATCGCGGAGAGAATATGATTGCCTTCAAATCGTGGAATGAGTACATCAAGTATCACCTGGGTATCGACAACTTCGCTTACTTTCGGGTAGATGAAGAATAG
- a CDS encoding polysaccharide biosynthesis protein has product MLIPNKNTPRWLIFLIDLVICVVAFAVAYLLRFEFNPPQIEIDLAIRFFPIFLAVRALSFFLGKTYAGIIRYTSTQDAQRIFITILGGSLVFVIANQLRYSVFDGIYFIPNSVIAIDFLMTLFAMIASRILVKVVYLELKSPVRSKKNVVIYGAGEAGLITKQAIDRDLESGVNVIAFIDDEKNKSGKKIEGASIYHSSKAEEFFSQGKVDEMIISIQNLGPERKAMMIDLALAYDVKVLNVPPVRKWINGELSLRQLREIRIEDLLGRSAIKLDNPEVRKMLHGKKVLVTGAAGSIGSELVRQIAAYEPEHLILFDQAESPLYDIEFEMKAMGTASFCSFVIGDVRQEDRVRRLMEAYQPEIVFHAAAYKHVPLMEVNPTEAILANVLGTKNVADQAVKHKVERFVLISTDKAVNPTSVMGASKRAAEIYCQSLNAQSETSFITTRFGNVLGSNGSVIPLFKRQIEAGGPITVTHPEVTRFFMTIPEAVELVLEAGVMGAGGEIFLFDMGESVRIMDLAKKMIRLSGLELGKDIEIKITGLRPGEKLYEELLANEEDTLATHHSKILKAKVREYPFEAVKLEIESLVALFSAQDNQALVSKLKSIVPEYKSENSEFKSLDVQAASSSKSED; this is encoded by the coding sequence ATGTTGATCCCAAATAAGAACACGCCGCGTTGGCTCATCTTTTTGATTGACCTCGTCATTTGTGTGGTAGCGTTTGCGGTAGCTTATTTGTTGCGCTTTGAGTTCAATCCTCCGCAAATTGAGATCGACTTAGCGATTCGCTTCTTCCCTATCTTCTTAGCTGTTCGTGCCCTGAGTTTCTTCCTTGGAAAAACTTACGCCGGAATCATTCGCTACACATCTACTCAAGATGCGCAGCGCATCTTCATCACCATCCTCGGAGGTTCACTGGTTTTTGTGATTGCCAATCAGCTGCGCTACAGCGTGTTTGACGGTATTTACTTCATCCCGAATAGCGTCATTGCTATTGATTTCTTGATGACTTTGTTCGCGATGATCGCTTCCCGTATCCTCGTGAAGGTGGTTTACCTCGAGCTGAAGTCTCCTGTGCGATCGAAGAAGAACGTAGTTATCTATGGTGCTGGTGAAGCCGGACTCATCACAAAACAAGCTATTGACCGAGACCTTGAATCAGGCGTGAACGTCATCGCCTTCATCGACGACGAAAAGAACAAGTCGGGGAAGAAAATCGAAGGAGCATCCATCTACCATTCAAGCAAAGCGGAAGAGTTCTTCTCGCAAGGAAAGGTGGATGAAATGATCATCAGCATTCAGAATTTGGGACCTGAGCGAAAAGCCATGATGATTGATCTGGCCTTGGCGTACGACGTGAAAGTATTGAACGTCCCTCCTGTTCGAAAATGGATTAACGGAGAGCTTAGTCTTCGTCAGCTTCGTGAAATACGCATTGAAGACCTCTTGGGCCGTTCAGCTATCAAGTTGGACAATCCAGAAGTTCGCAAAATGCTACACGGCAAGAAGGTATTGGTTACCGGCGCTGCGGGAAGTATTGGAAGCGAATTGGTTCGTCAAATTGCTGCCTATGAGCCGGAACACTTGATTTTATTCGATCAAGCTGAAAGTCCGCTTTATGACATTGAGTTCGAGATGAAGGCTATGGGTACCGCTTCATTCTGCTCCTTCGTCATTGGTGATGTCCGCCAAGAGGACCGCGTGCGACGACTGATGGAAGCCTACCAACCTGAAATCGTATTCCACGCTGCAGCATACAAGCACGTGCCGTTGATGGAGGTCAATCCTACTGAGGCCATTCTAGCCAACGTTTTAGGAACAAAGAATGTCGCAGACCAAGCCGTGAAGCATAAGGTGGAGCGTTTTGTCCTCATCTCGACGGATAAAGCGGTAAATCCTACCAGTGTGATGGGTGCAAGTAAACGAGCCGCTGAAATCTATTGTCAGTCGTTGAACGCGCAAAGTGAGACTTCCTTTATTACGACTCGATTTGGAAACGTACTTGGATCGAATGGTTCAGTCATTCCGCTTTTCAAGCGTCAGATTGAAGCCGGCGGACCTATTACAGTAACACATCCAGAAGTCACACGTTTCTTCATGACCATCCCCGAAGCCGTTGAATTGGTTCTTGAAGCTGGCGTCATGGGCGCTGGAGGTGAGATTTTCCTATTCGATATGGGAGAATCTGTTCGGATCATGGATCTGGCCAAGAAGATGATTCGTTTATCAGGGCTTGAACTTGGGAAAGACATTGAAATTAAGATCACTGGACTTCGTCCTGGAGAGAAGCTTTACGAAGAACTACTCGCCAACGAGGAAGACACGCTGGCAACGCACCATTCTAAGATTCTGAAGGCAAAGGTGCGTGAGTATCCATTCGAGGCGGTCAAACTTGAAATTGAGTCGTTAGTAGCCCTCTTCTCAGCACAAGACAACCAAGCCTTGGTGAGTAAACTGAAGAGCATCGTTCCTGAATACAAGAGCGAAAACTCAGAGTTCAAATCGCTCGATGTACAGGCAGCATCCTCTTCGAAATCTGAGGATTGA
- a CDS encoding porin family protein, translating into MHKRIVLIALLLTIVSGAFAQGVKMKNLPSFDYKKYHFGFLLSTNTSDFFFDYRPDFTFQDSLLGIENVRQSGFNLALLASLDLTPNFHLRFIPGLSFQDRGLNYRFLLEDGTQDILLKRTESVFLDFPLLIKLRTNRVGNVAAYALIGGKYSIDLQSQKDVDNAVESDVIIKLQNRDYSIDAGGGIDFFLPYFKFSIEMKTAFGLPNMLIQEESRFSAPIESLRTRTFIFSLCFEG; encoded by the coding sequence GTGCATAAACGAATCGTTCTCATAGCATTACTGCTCACCATCGTCTCAGGGGCTTTCGCCCAGGGGGTGAAGATGAAGAACCTGCCTTCGTTTGACTACAAGAAGTATCACTTTGGGTTCTTGTTGAGCACCAACACCAGTGATTTCTTCTTTGATTATCGTCCAGACTTCACGTTCCAAGACTCTCTTTTGGGTATTGAAAACGTGCGTCAAAGTGGATTCAACCTGGCTTTGCTTGCGTCATTAGACCTCACACCTAACTTTCACTTGCGGTTCATTCCCGGACTGAGTTTCCAAGATCGCGGTTTGAATTATCGATTCCTCTTGGAGGATGGAACCCAAGACATCTTACTTAAACGTACGGAGTCTGTGTTCCTTGATTTCCCTCTGTTAATTAAGCTTCGGACTAACCGAGTCGGCAATGTAGCTGCCTATGCTTTGATTGGAGGTAAGTATAGTATTGACCTCCAGTCTCAGAAAGACGTTGACAATGCGGTGGAAAGCGATGTCATCATTAAGCTTCAGAATCGAGACTATAGTATTGACGCCGGTGGCGGAATTGACTTCTTCCTCCCCTATTTCAAGTTCTCCATAGAGATGAAAACCGCCTTTGGATTGCCGAATATGTTGATCCAAGAAGAGTCGCGGTTCTCCGCCCCAATCGAAAGCCTCCGCACGCGGACTTTTATTTTCTCTCTTTGTTTTGAGGGGTAA
- the rho gene encoding transcription termination factor Rho, producing the protein MFDIIELNSKKVAELREIAKGLDIKKVDRLKKQELIYIILDEQAINPTKTKSLKGDKSAPAAEKSEQKPRERQPRKRAPQNEDKPQAEKKEGDAPESKDEKPNNNRGRNNDRNDRRQGNKDGDGRNDKRNDNRSNNRNDRNDRGDRNDKRNNDKRNNDRNNGQRNNDRNRNRQSNIARPDEHGYNFDGLVKAEGVLEMMQDGYGFLRSADFNYLNSPDDVYVSQSQIKLYGLQTGDTILGEVRPPKHGEKYFPLINVHKINGRKPEFVRDRVPFKFLTPLFPNERFKLADNTRNVSMRIMDLFAPIGKGQRGMLVAQPKTGKTTLLKDVANAIAKNHPEVYLIVLLIDERPEEVTDMKRSVNGEVIASTFDEPADRHVKIANLVLEKAKRMVECGHDVCILLDSITRLARAYNTVSPASGKVLTGGVDANALQKPKRFFGAARNIENGGSLSIIATALTETGSKMDEVIFEEFKGTGNMELQLDRRISNRRIYPAIDILASGTRREDLLLEKDVLMRIHILRKHLADMNPVEAMEFIKDRITSTKSNEEFLISMNG; encoded by the coding sequence ATGTTTGATATAATTGAGTTGAATAGCAAGAAAGTTGCTGAACTGCGTGAAATAGCAAAGGGACTTGACATTAAGAAAGTTGACCGTCTGAAGAAACAAGAATTGATCTACATCATCCTTGACGAACAAGCGATCAACCCGACGAAGACGAAATCACTGAAAGGAGATAAATCGGCGCCAGCCGCTGAAAAGAGCGAACAAAAGCCGAGAGAACGTCAACCGCGTAAGCGCGCACCACAAAACGAAGATAAGCCTCAGGCTGAGAAGAAAGAAGGTGACGCACCGGAATCTAAAGACGAAAAGCCGAACAACAATCGTGGACGAAACAACGATCGCAATGATCGTCGACAAGGCAATAAAGACGGTGACGGACGCAACGATAAGCGTAACGACAACCGTTCGAATAATCGTAACGACCGCAACGATCGCGGTGATCGCAACGACAAGCGAAACAACGATAAAAGAAATAACGACCGCAATAACGGTCAACGAAATAACGACCGTAACCGCAACCGCCAGAGCAACATCGCTCGTCCGGATGAACACGGTTACAACTTCGATGGGCTTGTAAAAGCTGAAGGAGTGCTAGAAATGATGCAGGATGGATACGGATTCCTGCGTTCAGCAGACTTCAACTACTTGAATAGTCCTGATGACGTTTACGTTTCACAGTCACAAATCAAGCTTTACGGACTCCAAACTGGAGATACTATCCTTGGTGAGGTTCGCCCTCCGAAGCATGGTGAAAAGTACTTCCCGTTGATCAACGTTCACAAGATCAATGGACGCAAGCCTGAATTTGTGCGTGACCGTGTTCCATTTAAATTCTTGACACCACTCTTCCCGAATGAGCGTTTCAAGTTGGCAGATAACACACGTAACGTCAGCATGCGTATCATGGACCTCTTCGCTCCTATTGGAAAAGGTCAGCGTGGTATGCTTGTAGCACAGCCAAAGACTGGTAAGACGACCCTTCTCAAAGACGTTGCTAATGCCATTGCCAAGAACCACCCAGAAGTTTATTTGATCGTTCTTTTGATCGATGAACGTCCGGAAGAGGTGACAGACATGAAGCGTAGTGTGAACGGAGAAGTGATTGCTTCTACCTTCGATGAGCCTGCAGATCGCCACGTGAAGATTGCTAACCTCGTATTGGAGAAAGCAAAGCGTATGGTAGAGTGTGGACACGACGTATGTATCCTTCTTGACTCGATCACGCGTTTGGCTCGTGCATACAATACGGTATCTCCTGCATCAGGAAAGGTACTTACGGGGGGTGTTGACGCGAATGCATTGCAGAAGCCTAAGCGTTTCTTTGGTGCTGCTCGTAACATTGAAAACGGAGGATCTCTTTCAATCATCGCTACTGCGTTGACTGAAACTGGTTCGAAGATGGATGAAGTGATCTTTGAGGAATTCAAGGGTACCGGTAACATGGAACTCCAGTTGGATCGTCGTATTTCTAACCGTCGTATCTACCCAGCCATTGACATTCTTGCTTCAGGTACACGTCGTGAAGACCTTCTATTGGAGAAAGACGTGTTGATGCGTATCCACATCCTTCGTAAGCACTTGGCTGATATGAACCCTGTGGAAGCAATGGAATTCATCAAGGATCGTATCACAAGCACCAAGAGCAACGAGGAGTTCTTGATTTCCATGAACGGATAA
- a CDS encoding DUF4293 domain-containing protein has product MLQRIQTVYLLLAVISLVVVFFVDIAHFTDAAGIESELSLYKITKGNGEIGKVEYGMLPVALISVTAAILFATILQYRNRNVQSKIIRMCYVLLLLCVVAIWYFTDQNYWSLEIAEPQFSYSVGFFMPFVAFAFTFLASRGIRKDEQLVKSLDRIR; this is encoded by the coding sequence ATGCTACAGCGTATTCAGACTGTTTATTTGCTTCTTGCCGTGATCTCATTGGTTGTGGTATTCTTCGTAGATATCGCACACTTCACAGATGCCGCGGGCATTGAAAGTGAATTGTCTCTGTACAAGATCACCAAGGGCAATGGAGAAATAGGGAAGGTAGAATACGGAATGCTTCCAGTAGCGCTTATTTCTGTCACTGCAGCGATTCTTTTTGCGACCATTCTTCAATACCGCAATCGCAACGTGCAGTCGAAGATCATCCGCATGTGTTACGTGTTGCTTCTACTTTGTGTAGTGGCAATTTGGTACTTCACAGATCAGAACTACTGGTCTCTTGAGATTGCTGAACCACAATTCTCATACAGCGTAGGGTTCTTCATGCCATTTGTTGCTTTTGCCTTTACATTCCTCGCTAGTCGCGGAATTCGTAAAGATGAGCAGCTCGTGAAGTCGCTAGATCGCATCCGATGA
- a CDS encoding metallophosphoesterase family protein produces MKIGLLSDTHGYIDDRILHHLSNCDEIWHAGDIGTVEVSDTLEGFKPLRAVYGNIDGDKLRRIHPVEQHFVVDGITFWMTHIVGRPGRYSKGIPELIRRRKPDVLICGHSHILKVTKDPVFDLLYINPGAAGVHGFHKTRTLLRFDIKEGKITNMEVVELGPRAKPQN; encoded by the coding sequence ATGAAAATCGGATTGCTCTCAGACACCCACGGTTATATTGATGACCGTATCCTGCATCACCTCAGTAATTGCGACGAAATCTGGCATGCAGGCGACATAGGAACGGTTGAAGTTTCTGATACGCTAGAGGGCTTCAAGCCATTGCGTGCTGTCTATGGGAACATCGATGGAGATAAACTACGTCGTATTCACCCTGTAGAACAACACTTCGTGGTTGATGGAATTACTTTTTGGATGACACATATCGTTGGCAGACCGGGTCGCTATTCAAAGGGCATCCCGGAATTGATCCGTCGTAGAAAACCAGACGTCTTGATCTGTGGGCATTCGCATATCTTGAAGGTGACGAAAGATCCTGTTTTTGATTTGCTCTACATCAATCCAGGCGCCGCTGGAGTGCATGGTTTTCATAAAACGCGTACACTTCTACGTTTCGACATCAAGGAAGGGAAAATTACCAATATGGAAGTGGTTGAGCTCGGCCCCAGAGCCAAACCTCAGAATTGA